The Roseimicrobium gellanilyticum genome contains a region encoding:
- a CDS encoding RNA polymerase sigma factor: MAFIPSGNGDSPPGDSGEREYISASVTAEAAEAVPWRQWYESHASRLLLYVRQWLPRRQDAEDAVQAGFVKFWKHRPEPVTEDTPLLYATVRCAALDLLKSQMRAAKRESDAGKEWDDRWWDAPTLEEQERAQVLQKAMQRLSEDHREVLLLKIWAEMTFAEIAQTLNENPNTVAARYRYALASLKKLLPEDCHERV; encoded by the coding sequence GCGGCGAGCGCGAGTACATCTCCGCTTCCGTCACCGCCGAGGCTGCAGAGGCTGTCCCCTGGCGCCAGTGGTATGAGTCCCATGCCTCGCGTCTGCTGCTCTACGTCCGCCAGTGGCTGCCTCGCCGGCAGGACGCGGAGGACGCGGTGCAGGCGGGTTTTGTGAAGTTCTGGAAGCACCGGCCCGAGCCGGTGACCGAGGACACGCCGCTGCTGTATGCCACGGTGCGGTGTGCGGCTCTGGATCTCCTCAAATCCCAAATGCGTGCCGCGAAGCGGGAATCGGATGCAGGGAAGGAATGGGACGATCGCTGGTGGGACGCTCCGACTCTGGAGGAGCAGGAGCGTGCCCAGGTCCTGCAGAAGGCCATGCAGCGCCTCTCCGAGGATCACCGCGAAGTCCTGCTGCTGAAGATCTGGGCAGAAATGACCTTTGCCGAAATTGCCCAAACCCTGAACGAGAACCCGAACACCGTGGCCGCGAGGTACCGCTACGCGCTGGCCAGCTTGAAGAAACTTCTGCCTGAAGATTGTCATGAACGAGTCTGA
- a CDS encoding PDZ domain-containing protein: MKSNRRKQALICATLLSSALVPGGMLKAQDEKDPAAEKKELLEKDLKKLKEYKLERQFDAKAPEARESGPALRKMLFKKEVKPGTKVPFLGVVLGPVDESLGSQLGLSRGVGILVRAVMDDSPAAKSGVMEHDVLHYFNDQLLVNEPQLQALVQQAGIGNEVKLTLFRKGKVEAIQVKLGEIVASEEREVTDGPRLFHQFDGPGRGVMERPLVWAAPVRSPEAYEREVREFQERMHKLQGNAEEIRKEIERFTSRMQDAAKLEAGKKKGVLYYQDKDAGEPKVRVQVLTGGEDGKGAVASAISSAVGKDGTTYITHNNVMVTKWKNEQGSGELKVENGRKHLTVRDAGGKELFSGPVDTPEQREKLSPEVREQVERIEKGVKVDVRSIDTPAPDVKKPEGD; the protein is encoded by the coding sequence ATGAAATCGAATCGACGGAAACAAGCGCTGATATGCGCAACCCTGCTGTCCTCAGCTCTGGTGCCAGGCGGCATGTTGAAGGCACAAGACGAAAAGGACCCGGCCGCTGAGAAGAAGGAGCTGCTGGAAAAGGACCTGAAGAAGCTCAAGGAGTACAAGCTTGAAAGGCAGTTCGATGCCAAAGCTCCTGAAGCCAGAGAGTCTGGCCCCGCTTTGAGGAAGATGCTTTTCAAAAAGGAGGTGAAGCCAGGGACGAAGGTGCCATTCCTGGGAGTGGTCTTGGGTCCGGTGGATGAATCCCTCGGCTCACAGCTTGGCTTGTCTCGTGGTGTCGGTATTCTGGTGCGTGCTGTGATGGATGACAGCCCAGCTGCGAAATCGGGTGTGATGGAGCATGATGTCCTGCATTATTTCAATGACCAGCTCCTGGTGAATGAGCCCCAGTTGCAAGCGCTGGTACAGCAGGCTGGCATCGGCAATGAGGTGAAGCTCACCCTGTTCCGGAAAGGCAAAGTGGAAGCCATCCAGGTGAAGCTGGGCGAGATCGTGGCCAGTGAAGAGCGTGAAGTGACGGACGGCCCACGCCTGTTTCATCAGTTCGATGGTCCCGGTCGTGGAGTCATGGAGCGTCCGCTAGTTTGGGCTGCTCCGGTGAGGAGCCCTGAGGCTTACGAGCGTGAGGTGCGTGAGTTCCAGGAGCGCATGCACAAGCTGCAGGGGAATGCGGAGGAGATTCGCAAGGAGATTGAGCGTTTTACCTCCCGCATGCAGGATGCTGCGAAGCTTGAGGCCGGAAAGAAAAAAGGTGTCCTGTACTACCAGGACAAGGATGCCGGTGAGCCCAAAGTCCGTGTTCAGGTTCTTACGGGTGGGGAGGATGGAAAAGGCGCGGTGGCCTCAGCCATTTCCAGTGCCGTGGGCAAGGACGGCACGACCTACATCACGCACAACAACGTGATGGTCACGAAATGGAAGAACGAGCAGGGCAGCGGAGAGTTGAAGGTGGAGAACGGGCGCAAGCACCTCACCGTGAGGGATGCTGGGGGGAAGGAGCTTTTCTCCGGCCCGGTTGATACTCCCGAACAACGTGAAAAACTCTCCCCGGAGGTGCGTGAGCAAGTGGAGCGGATTGAAAAGGGGGTAAAGGTCGACGTCCGCTCCATCGACACCCCAGCGCCGGATGTCAAAAAGCCGGAGGGAGATTGA
- a CDS encoding glycosyltransferase family 4 protein — protein sequence MKLLLSAFSCGPGWGSEPGIGWNTVEQASRHHEVWVLTEAGWQERMGGKFDPARHPNVHFVWVRIPTLDKLVDGGPLNNGLGWLAYYYLWQLAALREARRLHAEHRFDLAHHVTFGKHSVPSHLHKLGIPFLFGPVGGAEKAPHGSFYAEFGWKTRLAESLRLLHVRLARSDPWLRACVKRAALSLGVTRESAEELRAIGSPNPDVLPAISLPDEEAQALAALPRHPSAGENEKLTLLFTGRLLAWKGIHLAIRALAQSDRSHLHLRVLGDGPERGYLEQLAKNLSVADRVQFSGSVPREEALRATTNAAGLLFPSLHDSGGYAVIEAMAAGLPVICLNLGGPGLFVNEDCGWVIEADTPDQTVEELAHALRAFADSPEERHKRGAAARERCLNTYTASVRGEQMERRYAQIALRH from the coding sequence ATGAAACTCCTGCTCTCGGCCTTCAGTTGCGGACCCGGCTGGGGTTCGGAACCAGGCATCGGGTGGAACACCGTGGAGCAGGCCTCGCGGCATCATGAGGTCTGGGTGCTGACGGAAGCTGGCTGGCAGGAGCGCATGGGCGGCAAATTCGACCCGGCCAGACACCCCAACGTCCACTTCGTCTGGGTGCGCATCCCGACACTGGACAAGCTCGTGGATGGCGGCCCGCTCAACAATGGCCTCGGGTGGCTGGCGTACTACTACCTCTGGCAGCTCGCCGCACTTCGTGAAGCCCGCCGCCTGCATGCGGAGCATCGCTTTGATTTGGCGCATCACGTCACCTTTGGCAAACACAGCGTACCCAGCCATCTGCACAAGCTGGGCATTCCCTTCCTCTTCGGACCAGTCGGCGGTGCGGAGAAGGCGCCTCATGGAAGCTTCTACGCAGAGTTTGGGTGGAAGACACGACTCGCTGAATCCCTGCGCCTGCTGCACGTGCGCCTGGCGCGATCAGACCCCTGGCTGCGCGCCTGTGTGAAACGTGCCGCCCTGAGTCTGGGTGTGACGCGCGAGTCCGCCGAAGAGCTGCGTGCCATCGGATCACCGAATCCCGACGTGCTGCCGGCCATCTCTCTGCCGGATGAGGAAGCGCAGGCCCTTGCAGCCCTACCGCGTCACCCGTCCGCGGGCGAGAATGAAAAACTCACCCTGCTCTTCACCGGACGGCTGCTGGCCTGGAAGGGTATTCACCTCGCCATCCGCGCACTGGCGCAGAGCGATCGTTCCCACCTGCATCTCCGCGTGCTCGGCGACGGACCAGAGCGGGGATACCTGGAACAGCTTGCAAAGAATTTGAGCGTCGCGGACCGCGTGCAGTTCAGCGGGAGCGTGCCCCGCGAAGAGGCTCTGAGGGCCACCACAAATGCGGCGGGTCTGCTTTTCCCCTCGCTCCATGACTCCGGTGGTTATGCCGTCATCGAAGCCATGGCGGCCGGCCTTCCGGTCATCTGCCTGAACCTGGGTGGCCCGGGACTCTTTGTGAATGAAGACTGCGGCTGGGTGATAGAAGCTGATACACCCGACCAGACCGTGGAGGAGCTGGCTCACGCCTTGAGGGCGTTTGCCGACTCCCCTGAAGAACGTCACAAACGAGGCGCAGCTGCACGCGAGCGCTGCCTGAACACCTACACCGCCTCCGTGCGCGGAGAGCAGATGGAGCGCAGATACGCGCAAATCGCCCTCAGGCACTAG
- a CDS encoding 23S rRNA (pseudouridine(1915)-N(3))-methyltransferase RlmH, with protein sequence MKWQIIVVGKPSLPWAKQGMEDYAGRLRHKASVEIVHLREGPSAQVGQKALEASEGAWRIVLDERGKQMSSVALAQWIEKQELSGRKRVSLLIGGADGHPPEVRNAADELWSLSAMTLQHELALVVLMEQIYRAISINRGEPYHRV encoded by the coding sequence ATGAAGTGGCAGATCATCGTTGTAGGCAAGCCTTCCCTCCCTTGGGCCAAGCAGGGAATGGAGGACTATGCCGGGCGCCTTCGACACAAGGCCTCGGTGGAAATCGTCCATTTGCGGGAGGGGCCGTCCGCCCAAGTCGGGCAGAAAGCGCTGGAAGCCAGCGAAGGTGCCTGGCGCATTGTCCTCGACGAGAGGGGGAAACAGATGTCCAGTGTGGCTCTGGCGCAGTGGATAGAGAAGCAGGAGCTTTCCGGAAGGAAGCGCGTCTCTCTGTTGATTGGCGGGGCTGACGGCCACCCGCCGGAGGTGCGAAATGCGGCGGACGAGCTCTGGTCCCTCTCCGCCATGACCCTCCAGCACGAGTTGGCCCTCGTCGTGCTCATGGAGCAGATCTACCGTGCCATCAGCATCAATCGCGGGGAGCCTTACCATAGGGTGTGA
- a CDS encoding PAS domain S-box protein yields MKLLFDNAPVAMAMFDTDMRYLLANRRWLEDFKLSKVDVTGRSQYDLFPSLHPGWRHVYNRALGGQVVRSDRDAITQDGKRVVYRWEVRPWRHMDTTIGGVTISCERLYQSGAPADAVDKSASQEESLWKTKMPLLALTATGRILRVSEGLAGTIPDCSKEEEPVFFWDAFAEPEMHPPVRRATLVALDAVLSSGESQASIFTYPIQENEDVLVASAPIQWLVSKLRSGLPDVEGDVALVVGLHGAVPAAKVEPVAENAAAQGASSQEWDQFTAEIGRLRQAHKEALDAAALSRQRETRLRAVLELAPCGLMVIDEHACAIYQNAQVPGLLGRVVPEGQPMHEWLAEGARDEQHRAESIRLWTEEIWRKRSIIPMPLTGADGLHREVEMRPVPLPGGGLLLMLQDVTESRRSEEMLRSTEAKFRTLVHENPLPVVLADRSGAVFDVNPACEQLLGHTRAEMRRMPIERWLDMESFSRRAAVLEEMTKRGERYAEFPVQVIHATEYVFPVQLRLAVVPDTSGQPMFTLHFFSPVPQLAASSQVAPSATPAAEPAHESAYPAQVGEGEVEAAVMKTSAALADAAARMKAFAPTPLEKAPADPVTEDSVAPPTVAEAPAPPLFAETAPVPDSPSVSAYDPVLSEPPPATEQEAMAQDPWSASTAVPAPAESHRAFDPWKASQLAEPVSPADPWSAPQAQSFASAGLDPWATPAPAPQVEPEPATEVSQQAESLSETMPAEADIPVSSVEAAPAEPVPPPATTPVLEEAVPIEEIPASVRPVAPLEEVRAVALLSTDFHGRITAWTSEAETRFGFSQVEMLGRGLHSLFRPSDSTGLHIEILALPGWVSASSSAVTWNFFHKMEGRQEATFTLIPLEQGGLALIMQEEQRVAIPQSAPELQPETSPEPASIVEDAPVQMEVAEPIIAPQEFSHAVPFEAPPAPASEPPVPGVAVVETAPENAAEPKIAEDEAMVPPPLLLDEHEAPEEWPAVPANLLDESLAPSISAATPVPLAFIAETFVQKTVVPDAPVAPLTLAPPQRMFADTPPAAPKPLSLAPPQSLYKDTTAAASVEAGLTVAYQAAPVSPPVPAPTPQSELPPELPAPESAPPAPTTPQQRPSFEELQRERVLLGETHHRVKNHLQIITSMLNLQMSTLHNEEARDALRSSQNRVRSIAALHQHLYLLTTGETADFRAFATGLISHLRECYHVPSDRVVLGLDIPEQAMPDEWLMPLALALNEMVSNAFKHAWPDGQPGFMRICLMTGKTPEGTPHGRLTVADDGIGLPPDFEQRDHLGMGMKILRVFAGQLGGEVRTRTGNAQGRGVSFDLVFPTAR; encoded by the coding sequence ATGAAATTGCTGTTCGACAATGCGCCGGTTGCCATGGCCATGTTCGACACGGACATGCGCTATCTCCTCGCCAACCGCCGTTGGCTGGAGGACTTCAAGCTTTCGAAAGTCGACGTCACCGGTCGCAGCCAGTACGACCTCTTCCCTTCCCTGCATCCCGGCTGGCGCCATGTGTACAATCGCGCTCTCGGCGGGCAGGTCGTGCGCAGCGATCGCGACGCCATCACGCAGGACGGCAAGCGTGTGGTCTATCGCTGGGAGGTTCGCCCCTGGCGGCACATGGATACCACCATCGGTGGCGTCACCATTTCCTGCGAGCGTCTTTATCAAAGCGGCGCTCCTGCAGATGCGGTGGACAAGTCTGCCTCCCAGGAGGAAAGCCTTTGGAAGACGAAGATGCCGCTGCTTGCGCTCACCGCCACGGGGCGCATCCTGCGTGTGAGCGAGGGACTGGCGGGTACGATTCCCGATTGCTCGAAAGAAGAGGAACCCGTATTCTTCTGGGACGCTTTTGCGGAGCCGGAAATGCATCCTCCGGTGAGGCGTGCCACCCTCGTGGCTTTGGATGCGGTGTTGAGCAGCGGGGAATCGCAGGCTTCCATTTTCACCTATCCCATCCAGGAGAACGAAGACGTACTCGTCGCCTCTGCTCCCATCCAGTGGCTGGTGTCGAAGCTCCGCAGCGGATTGCCTGATGTGGAGGGAGATGTGGCGCTGGTAGTGGGCCTGCATGGAGCGGTGCCGGCTGCAAAGGTGGAGCCCGTCGCCGAGAATGCCGCAGCGCAGGGAGCAAGCAGCCAGGAATGGGATCAATTCACGGCGGAGATCGGCCGCCTCCGTCAGGCGCACAAGGAGGCGCTGGACGCTGCAGCTCTTTCCCGTCAGCGGGAGACCCGCCTGCGTGCCGTGCTGGAGCTCGCTCCGTGCGGACTCATGGTCATCGATGAGCACGCCTGTGCCATCTATCAGAATGCGCAGGTGCCCGGATTGCTGGGTCGCGTGGTGCCAGAGGGTCAGCCCATGCACGAGTGGCTGGCCGAGGGCGCGCGTGATGAGCAGCATCGCGCAGAAAGCATCCGCCTCTGGACTGAGGAGATCTGGAGAAAGCGCAGCATCATTCCCATGCCCCTCACCGGCGCGGACGGACTCCATCGCGAGGTGGAGATGCGCCCCGTGCCTCTTCCTGGTGGGGGACTCCTGCTCATGCTGCAGGATGTGACCGAGTCCCGCCGCAGCGAGGAAATGTTGCGCTCCACCGAGGCGAAGTTCCGCACGCTGGTGCATGAGAATCCGCTGCCGGTTGTGCTGGCAGACCGCTCCGGCGCAGTCTTCGACGTGAATCCCGCATGCGAGCAGTTGCTTGGCCACACGCGTGCTGAGATGCGCCGCATGCCCATCGAGCGCTGGCTGGACATGGAGAGCTTTTCGCGTCGTGCGGCTGTGTTGGAGGAGATGACGAAGCGTGGTGAGCGCTACGCAGAGTTCCCCGTGCAGGTCATCCACGCGACAGAGTATGTCTTCCCCGTGCAGTTGCGTCTGGCGGTGGTGCCAGACACGAGTGGCCAGCCGATGTTCACGCTGCACTTCTTCTCGCCGGTGCCTCAACTCGCAGCGAGCAGCCAGGTCGCACCCTCCGCTACTCCTGCAGCAGAGCCTGCCCACGAGTCGGCCTATCCCGCCCAGGTGGGTGAAGGCGAAGTGGAAGCTGCTGTCATGAAGACGTCCGCCGCGCTGGCTGACGCCGCAGCACGCATGAAGGCTTTCGCGCCCACGCCGCTGGAGAAGGCTCCTGCGGACCCGGTGACTGAGGACAGCGTCGCTCCGCCGACGGTTGCCGAAGCGCCAGCGCCGCCTCTCTTTGCTGAAACGGCTCCGGTTCCCGATTCGCCCAGTGTGTCCGCATACGATCCGGTGCTGAGCGAACCGCCCCCTGCCACCGAGCAGGAGGCGATGGCTCAGGATCCGTGGAGTGCGTCAACGGCAGTTCCTGCACCGGCGGAGTCGCATCGTGCCTTCGATCCCTGGAAAGCTTCCCAGCTGGCGGAGCCTGTCTCTCCGGCAGATCCTTGGAGCGCTCCGCAGGCCCAATCGTTTGCCTCCGCAGGGCTGGATCCCTGGGCGACGCCTGCACCTGCACCTCAGGTGGAACCTGAGCCTGCGACTGAAGTCAGCCAGCAGGCTGAATCCTTGTCGGAAACTATGCCAGCGGAAGCGGATATCCCCGTTTCCAGCGTCGAAGCCGCGCCTGCCGAGCCCGTGCCGCCCCCCGCTACTACACCAGTGCTGGAGGAGGCTGTCCCCATCGAGGAGATTCCCGCTTCCGTCCGTCCCGTCGCTCCTCTTGAAGAAGTGCGCGCCGTGGCTTTGCTCTCCACGGATTTTCACGGTCGCATCACGGCATGGACAAGCGAAGCCGAGACGCGCTTTGGTTTCTCACAAGTCGAAATGCTGGGACGCGGGTTGCACAGCCTGTTCCGTCCTTCGGATTCCACGGGGTTGCATATCGAAATCCTGGCACTGCCCGGGTGGGTATCAGCTTCTTCGTCCGCAGTGACGTGGAACTTTTTCCACAAGATGGAAGGACGTCAGGAGGCGACGTTCACGCTGATTCCTCTGGAGCAGGGTGGACTCGCCCTCATCATGCAGGAAGAACAGCGTGTCGCCATCCCGCAGAGTGCGCCGGAACTTCAGCCGGAGACTTCTCCAGAGCCAGCGTCGATCGTGGAAGACGCGCCCGTGCAGATGGAAGTGGCTGAGCCCATCATCGCACCCCAGGAATTCTCGCACGCGGTCCCGTTTGAAGCACCGCCAGCACCTGCAAGCGAGCCGCCCGTTCCCGGGGTTGCGGTCGTGGAGACTGCGCCTGAGAACGCAGCGGAGCCGAAGATCGCCGAAGACGAAGCGATGGTGCCGCCGCCTCTCTTGCTCGACGAGCACGAGGCGCCTGAGGAGTGGCCGGCGGTGCCCGCGAACTTGCTGGATGAGAGTCTTGCTCCTTCGATCTCCGCCGCGACTCCTGTGCCTCTGGCCTTCATTGCGGAGACCTTTGTGCAGAAGACAGTCGTGCCGGACGCGCCGGTGGCCCCGCTGACGCTGGCCCCTCCGCAGCGTATGTTTGCAGACACACCTCCCGCGGCGCCCAAGCCCTTGAGCCTCGCGCCGCCGCAGTCCCTGTACAAGGACACGACTGCCGCAGCTTCCGTGGAGGCGGGATTGACCGTGGCATATCAGGCAGCTCCTGTTTCTCCTCCTGTTCCGGCTCCAACTCCCCAGTCAGAGCTGCCACCGGAGCTGCCGGCACCTGAGAGCGCGCCTCCAGCTCCCACAACGCCCCAGCAGCGTCCTTCGTTTGAGGAGCTGCAGCGCGAGCGCGTGCTTCTCGGCGAGACGCACCACCGGGTGAAGAATCACCTGCAGATCATCACGTCGATGCTCAATCTGCAGATGAGCACGCTGCATAACGAAGAGGCTCGCGATGCCCTGCGCTCCAGCCAGAATCGCGTGCGTTCGATCGCGGCTCTGCACCAGCATCTTTATTTACTCACCACAGGTGAGACCGCGGACTTCCGCGCCTTTGCCACGGGACTCATCAGTCACCTGCGCGAGTGTTATCACGTTCCGTCGGATCGTGTGGTGCTTGGACTGGATATTCCCGAGCAGGCAATGCCCGATGAATGGCTCATGCCACTGGCCTTGGCGCTGAACGAGATGGTGTCCAATGCATTCAAGCATGCCTGGCCCGATGGACAGCCCGGCTTCATGCGCATCTGTCTCATGACTGGCAAGACCCCGGAAGGTACCCCGCACGGCCGGCTCACCGTGGCCGACGATGGCATCGGACTGCCTCCGGATTTTGAGCAGCGCGACCATCTCGGCATGGGGATGAAGATCCTTCGCGTGTTTGCCGGCCAGTTGGGCGGTGAAGTACGCACCCGCACTGGCAATGCCCAGGGGCGCGGCGTGTCTTTCGACCTCGTGTTTCCCACGGCGCGGTAA
- a CDS encoding nucleotide excision repair endonuclease, translating into MKPPDPTEIATGMSASVVRPRQMRLFQVTNPITTRVGAEVFAGLPQCPGVYFFYDLTGKLLYIGQSLNLRARVTSYRHVSPERHPRRILRLVHRIARIEWQTCESAGAAIELERVLLLEHRPPFNRAGTWQPPPWYLRITVRGEHLHLSLTREGNPAVDAPSDESSVTTIVSPVHAPARSLHPPLPLLDDSAAEASQHLLTEAHTPDASPAFALPRSIHAALCRCVMRLHHPQLPLSEYPAGLLNFTAPLHLRLPFPGNAVGVACQLSDFLSGRSTDLLEALKPLMIEVPDVPADGESGAPETTPDPDSIAAYWSTQVEMLQQFAVKKLPGLLMAE; encoded by the coding sequence ATGAAGCCGCCAGATCCGACCGAGATAGCGACCGGAATGTCCGCCTCTGTAGTGCGGCCACGTCAGATGCGCTTGTTTCAGGTCACCAATCCCATCACCACGCGTGTGGGTGCGGAGGTCTTCGCGGGACTGCCCCAGTGCCCCGGGGTCTACTTCTTCTACGATCTCACGGGAAAGCTGCTCTACATCGGACAGTCGCTCAATCTCCGCGCACGAGTCACCTCCTATCGTCACGTGAGCCCAGAGAGGCATCCCCGCCGCATCCTGCGTCTGGTGCACCGCATCGCTCGAATCGAATGGCAGACCTGCGAGTCTGCCGGGGCCGCCATCGAACTGGAGCGGGTGTTGTTGCTTGAGCATCGCCCACCCTTCAACCGCGCCGGCACCTGGCAACCGCCGCCGTGGTATCTGCGCATCACCGTCAGAGGTGAACACCTTCATCTCTCGCTGACTCGTGAGGGAAATCCTGCTGTGGATGCGCCATCCGATGAGTCCTCTGTGACCACCATCGTTTCGCCTGTCCACGCGCCTGCGCGTTCTCTGCATCCCCCACTTCCTTTGCTGGATGACTCTGCGGCAGAGGCTTCCCAGCATCTCCTGACAGAGGCCCACACGCCCGATGCCTCACCAGCATTCGCCCTGCCGCGTTCCATCCATGCGGCCCTATGCCGATGTGTCATGCGGCTGCATCACCCTCAGCTGCCCCTTTCGGAGTACCCGGCAGGACTCCTGAACTTCACAGCTCCCCTTCACCTGCGGTTGCCATTTCCTGGCAACGCCGTGGGAGTGGCCTGTCAGCTCAGTGACTTTCTCTCCGGACGCTCCACGGATCTTCTGGAAGCTCTCAAGCCCTTGATGATCGAAGTGCCGGACGTCCCAGCCGATGGAGAGTCCGGCGCTCCGGAAACTACGCCCGATCCAGACAGCATCGCTGCCTACTGGTCAACACAGGTGGAGATGCTGCAACAGTTCGCGGTGAAAAAGCTGCCCGGCCTTCTCATGGCCGAATGA
- a CDS encoding DUF1328 domain-containing protein, whose protein sequence is MLHYAIIFLVVALIAGVLGFGGVAGTAAWIAQVLFVVFLVLFLISILTGRGGRGRPAV, encoded by the coding sequence ATGCTCCACTATGCCATCATCTTCCTCGTGGTCGCCCTCATTGCGGGCGTCCTCGGATTCGGCGGCGTCGCGGGCACTGCTGCTTGGATCGCCCAGGTGCTCTTCGTTGTGTTCCTGGTGCTCTTCCTCATCTCGATCCTCACCGGTCGGGGTGGTCGCGGCAGACCTGCCGTCTAG
- a CDS encoding CsbD family protein, with amino-acid sequence MTELSFKGRWNTLKGKIKQKYAQLTDDDLLFEEGKEEEVIGRIQQRTGETKENIRSFIAKL; translated from the coding sequence ATGACAGAGCTCTCTTTTAAAGGCAGGTGGAACACCCTGAAGGGCAAAATCAAACAGAAGTATGCCCAACTCACCGATGACGATCTTCTCTTCGAAGAAGGAAAAGAGGAAGAAGTGATCGGTCGCATCCAGCAACGCACCGGTGAGACCAAGGAGAACATCCGCAGCTTCATCGCGAAGCTCTAG
- a CDS encoding DUF892 family protein — protein sequence MHSLHELLKDQLKDLFDAEIQFSAMLPDMIEKATSTDLRQGLSDISENTLENITQLQEVCQLLETAPTGVTCEAMRGLIRETTQTTGGQGDTATIDACLIANAQRIAHYEIAGFGTAKAFARCLGKSEAATLLGKLASRAGDHDKMLSYIATGGWFSTGVNQEAIEGSTSH from the coding sequence ATGCACTCCCTCCATGAATTGCTCAAGGATCAACTGAAGGACCTCTTCGACGCAGAAATCCAGTTCAGCGCCATGCTCCCCGATATGATTGAGAAGGCGACCAGCACGGATCTGCGTCAGGGGCTTTCCGACATTTCTGAAAACACGCTCGAAAACATCACCCAACTCCAGGAGGTCTGCCAACTTCTGGAGACGGCTCCCACCGGTGTCACCTGCGAAGCCATGCGAGGGCTCATCCGGGAGACCACTCAAACGACGGGCGGGCAGGGGGACACAGCCACCATCGACGCCTGTCTGATCGCCAATGCGCAACGAATCGCCCACTATGAAATCGCGGGCTTCGGCACCGCGAAGGCCTTTGCCCGGTGCCTGGGCAAGAGTGAGGCAGCGACCTTGCTGGGCAAGCTGGCTTCACGCGCCGGTGATCATGACAAGATGCTGTCCTACATCGCCACGGGCGGATGGTTCAGCACCGGCGTCAATCAGGAGGCCATTGAGGGAAGCACCTCACACTGA